In Candidatus Zymogenaceae bacterium, a single window of DNA contains:
- the nuoE gene encoding NADH-quinone oxidoreductase subunit NuoE, whose amino-acid sequence MSYNPAFVENVINSFGSEKSRIIQMLQDIQSEYRYIPREAVAQLSETLDIPEPQIYHIATFYKAFSLEPRGRHEIKVCLGTACHIKGGKRIAEGFERSLNVKAGKTTSDKMFTLETVNCLGACALAPLVQVDEDNHGKMTMEKIERVINAYINNK is encoded by the coding sequence ATGTCATACAACCCCGCGTTTGTTGAGAATGTCATTAATTCCTTCGGCTCGGAGAAATCCCGGATCATCCAGATGCTCCAAGACATTCAATCCGAGTATCGCTATATTCCCAGGGAGGCGGTCGCACAGTTATCAGAAACCCTGGATATCCCCGAGCCGCAGATATACCATATCGCAACGTTTTATAAGGCGTTCAGCTTGGAGCCCCGGGGCAGGCATGAAATCAAGGTGTGTCTCGGCACCGCATGCCATATAAAGGGGGGTAAACGCATCGCCGAGGGCTTTGAACGCTCACTGAACGTCAAAGCGGGCAAGACCACATCAGATAAAATGTTCACCCTGGAGACGGTCAACTGTCTGGGAGCCTGTGCACTGGCGCCGCTGGTACAGGTGGATGAAGACAATCACGGAAAAATGACCATGGAAAAGATCGAAAGGGTTATCAATGCATATATAAATAATAAATAA
- a CDS encoding 4Fe-4S binding protein: MAKPMEEYTWRDLTVGNVVDEPGNSISYKTGDWKSQQPVFDESKCIRCAVCWNFCPDMAIYQKKDGYFSADLEYCKGCGICAQQCPSGCISMQEEVS; encoded by the coding sequence TTGGCTAAACCGATGGAAGAATATACCTGGAGGGATTTGACTGTCGGGAACGTCGTAGACGAGCCTGGCAACTCAATCAGCTATAAGACCGGAGATTGGAAATCCCAGCAGCCCGTTTTTGACGAGAGCAAGTGCATCCGATGCGCCGTCTGTTGGAATTTCTGTCCGGACATGGCCATTTACCAGAAGAAAGACGGATACTTCTCGGCCGATCTTGAATACTGCAAGGGGTGCGGTATCTGTGCCCAGCAGTGTCCGAGCGGTTGTATTTCCATGCAGGAGGAAGTATCATAA
- a CDS encoding (2Fe-2S)-binding protein yields MEQTITVTLNGKEITASLGDSILDIARRAHVYIPTLCHNDALEPYGACRMCLVEIEQRGRTRVVTSCNYYPDDGLIINTDTERVVSTRNVILELLMARASGNREIQKLADRLGVNDTRFKKIGDDCILCGMCVRACSEVVGANAIGFQNRGISRMPTTPYMDPSETCIGCGSCVYVCPTDYLTMEDRDGIRYLKNWKVELKLVECRECGEYFCTERLVQFMKEEKGLPNEIADVCECCR; encoded by the coding sequence ATGGAACAGACCATTACCGTTACACTGAATGGGAAAGAGATTACCGCATCATTGGGAGACAGCATCCTGGATATCGCCAGACGGGCTCACGTGTATATCCCGACCCTGTGCCATAACGACGCGCTGGAGCCGTATGGCGCGTGCCGTATGTGTCTGGTGGAGATAGAACAGCGCGGACGCACACGGGTCGTCACTTCCTGCAATTACTATCCCGACGACGGTTTGATCATCAACACCGATACCGAGCGCGTTGTTTCCACCAGGAACGTCATTCTGGAGCTCCTCATGGCCCGGGCTTCGGGCAACCGGGAGATACAAAAACTTGCCGATCGTCTTGGTGTCAATGATACGAGATTCAAAAAAATCGGCGACGACTGTATTCTGTGCGGTATGTGCGTACGGGCATGTTCCGAGGTTGTGGGGGCGAACGCCATAGGGTTCCAAAATCGGGGGATCAGCCGTATGCCCACCACACCCTACATGGACCCGTCGGAAACATGCATCGGCTGCGGCTCCTGTGTCTATGTCTGTCCCACCGATTATCTCACCATGGAGGATAGGGACGGCATACGATACTTAAAAAACTGGAAGGTGGAATTGAAGTTGGTTGAGTGCAGAGAATGCGGTGAGTACTTCTGTACCGAGCGACTGGTTCAGTTCATGAAAGAGGAAAAAGGTCTTCCGAATGAGATTGCTGATGTGTGCGAATGTTGTCGTTGA
- a CDS encoding 4Fe-4S binding protein: MRIESAAKLESYRTSLVESQDPDRQKILVCGGTGCLSNGSMEVAHVFEEELKAQNLKANVDVKMTGCHGFCERGPLVVFLPQGVFYERVGPKQVPDIVKSTLVEGGVFKKNLYKDPNTKKEILSEENIPFYKGQLRWVLRNNGKIDPTNIDEYIAVGGYGALARALSDMTPSEVVEEVEKADLRGRGGGGFPAGRKWRTVIDAEGERKFIICNGDEGDPGAFMDRSIMEGDPHSVIEGMIIGAYAIGTDTGYIYVRMEYPLALKNLKKALDDAREMGFLGKNVLGTDFSFDIEIVRGGGAFVCGESSALMASIMGKVGEPRAKYVRSAEKGLWDLPTNLNNVETWANVPLIIGRGADWFTSVGTDTSKGTKVFSLVGSVKNVGLVEVPMGYTLRQIIYDIGGGILNDRAFKAVQTGGPSGGCIPEKYLDTKVDFDELTKLGSMMGSGGMIVMDDQTCMVDIAKYFINFLVDESCGKCVPCREGLRQMLIILERITSGEGKDGDIELLEDLGGAMTWGSLCALGGSAANPVISTIKYFRDEYEAHIKEKRCPAGVCPDLIEFSIDKDACIGCTRCAKVCPVSAIAGENKKPHTIDKSICIRCRACYEVCPTDAVRIT, translated from the coding sequence ATGAGAATTGAATCAGCGGCGAAGTTAGAATCCTATCGCACATCGCTGGTGGAATCCCAGGATCCGGATCGACAAAAAATTCTGGTCTGCGGTGGCACCGGCTGTCTTTCAAACGGCAGCATGGAGGTCGCCCATGTCTTCGAAGAAGAGCTGAAAGCCCAGAATTTGAAGGCGAATGTTGATGTAAAAATGACCGGATGCCACGGTTTCTGCGAGCGAGGACCTCTCGTGGTTTTTCTTCCCCAGGGTGTATTCTATGAAAGGGTGGGACCCAAGCAGGTACCGGATATTGTGAAATCCACCCTTGTCGAGGGCGGGGTCTTCAAAAAAAATCTCTATAAGGATCCGAACACGAAAAAGGAGATTCTCTCAGAAGAGAATATCCCTTTTTACAAGGGTCAATTGCGCTGGGTGCTCCGGAACAACGGAAAAATAGACCCCACAAACATCGATGAGTACATCGCCGTGGGCGGCTACGGCGCCCTTGCGAGGGCGCTGTCGGATATGACGCCGTCCGAAGTCGTCGAAGAGGTGGAAAAGGCCGATCTCCGGGGACGAGGGGGCGGAGGCTTTCCTGCCGGCCGCAAGTGGCGCACGGTCATTGATGCTGAAGGCGAACGCAAGTTCATTATCTGCAACGGTGACGAGGGCGATCCCGGGGCGTTCATGGACCGCTCGATCATGGAGGGCGACCCCCACAGCGTCATCGAGGGGATGATCATCGGCGCATACGCCATCGGTACGGATACCGGGTATATTTACGTCCGTATGGAATATCCTTTAGCGTTGAAGAACCTGAAAAAGGCCCTGGATGACGCCCGGGAGATGGGATTTCTTGGGAAGAACGTCCTGGGTACAGACTTTTCCTTCGATATCGAGATCGTTCGCGGTGGCGGGGCGTTTGTCTGCGGCGAATCATCGGCCCTGATGGCCTCCATCATGGGAAAGGTGGGCGAGCCCAGGGCCAAGTATGTCCGCTCAGCCGAGAAGGGATTGTGGGACCTACCGACCAACCTCAACAACGTGGAGACCTGGGCGAATGTCCCCCTCATTATCGGCAGGGGGGCGGACTGGTTCACCTCGGTGGGAACCGATACCAGCAAGGGCACCAAGGTGTTCTCCCTGGTGGGGAGCGTCAAAAATGTGGGTCTTGTGGAGGTCCCCATGGGATACACGCTGCGCCAGATCATCTATGATATCGGCGGCGGTATCCTCAATGACCGTGCCTTCAAGGCGGTCCAGACCGGCGGTCCCTCCGGCGGCTGTATTCCCGAAAAGTACCTGGATACGAAGGTGGACTTCGACGAGCTGACGAAGCTCGGCTCCATGATGGGTTCCGGCGGTATGATCGTCATGGACGACCAAACCTGCATGGTTGATATCGCGAAGTATTTCATCAACTTCCTGGTGGATGAGTCGTGCGGCAAGTGCGTTCCCTGCCGGGAGGGACTGCGGCAGATGCTCATCATCCTCGAACGCATCACCTCAGGTGAGGGAAAGGACGGCGACATCGAGCTTTTGGAAGATTTGGGAGGCGCCATGACCTGGGGATCGCTCTGCGCACTTGGCGGCAGTGCCGCCAACCCGGTGATCTCCACAATCAAATATTTTCGGGATGAATACGAGGCCCACATTAAAGAGAAGCGGTGTCCCGCAGGCGTGTGTCCGGACCTGATAGAGTTCTCCATCGACAAGGATGCCTGTATCGGCTGTACCCGATGCGCCAAGGTGTGTCCCGTATCGGCCATAGCCGGGGAAAACAAGAAGCCCCATACAATTGATAAATCGATATGTATCCGCTGTCGGGCATGTTACGAAGTCTGCCCCACGGACGCGGTTCGTATTACATAG
- a CDS encoding YbaB/EbfC family nucleoid-associated protein, translated as MAKGSGGIQDLMKQAQRMQQEMMRIQQELAMKTVEASSGGGMVTVVINGRQELMSISIEPSVVDPDDVEMLQDLIMAAVNEGLAKSQDMVKDEMAKVTGGLSIPGLSI; from the coding sequence ATGGCAAAAGGGAGCGGAGGCATACAGGATTTGATGAAACAGGCCCAGCGGATGCAGCAGGAGATGATGCGCATCCAACAAGAGCTGGCCATGAAAACAGTAGAGGCGTCCTCCGGCGGCGGCATGGTGACGGTGGTGATCAACGGGCGCCAGGAGCTGATGAGCATCTCCATCGAGCCGAGTGTGGTTGATCCCGATGATGTGGAGATGCTTCAGGACTTGATCATGGCGGCCGTAAACGAGGGGCTGGCGAAGTCCCAGGATATGGTCAAGGATGAGATGGCCAAGGTGACCGGCGGACTGTCGATCCCCGGCCTGTCTATATAA
- a CDS encoding roadblock/LC7 domain-containing protein, translating into MSFTQLILYDDQFKQINEVLEKLYTETNAKVLFLVDRNGQLIASTGETENLDTTSLASLTAGNIAATGSMAKLLGEKEFTIIFHEGYRDNIYISIVGRRVIMVVIFDERSSLGLVRLRAKKAGEDLTKIFDDLMKKVESKTEEGVSPFAEITDEDIDRLFSE; encoded by the coding sequence ATGAGCTTCACGCAGCTGATACTTTATGATGACCAGTTCAAACAAATAAACGAAGTTCTTGAGAAGCTCTACACCGAGACAAACGCAAAAGTCCTTTTCCTCGTGGATCGGAACGGGCAGTTGATCGCCAGTACCGGGGAAACGGAGAATCTCGATACGACTTCCCTTGCCTCGCTGACCGCAGGAAATATTGCCGCCACAGGCAGCATGGCAAAGCTCCTGGGGGAAAAAGAGTTTACCATAATATTTCACGAGGGATATCGGGATAATATCTATATTTCAATAGTTGGACGCAGGGTTATCATGGTTGTGATTTTTGATGAGCGTTCATCTTTGGGTCTGGTGCGGCTGCGCGCCAAGAAGGCCGGAGAGGATCTCACAAAAATCTTTGATGATCTCATGAAGAAAGTTGAGTCTAAAACTGAAGAGGGCGTATCACCCTTTGCCGAGATCACTGACGAAGATATCGATAGGCTCTTTAGCGAATAG
- a CDS encoding gliding-motility protein MglA, translating to MSFINYPAREINCKIVYYGPGLCGKTTNLQYIYKKTNPDSKGKMISLATETERTLFFDFLPLSLGEIRGFTTRFHLYTVPGQVFYDASRKLILKGVDGVVFVADSQVERMEANLESLENLKVNLEEQGYNLDKIPYVVQYNKRDLPNAAPLDEMKKLLNPNTVPDFESVATEGTGVFETLKAVARLVLVEIKKGASE from the coding sequence ATGTCTTTTATCAATTATCCTGCAAGAGAAATAAACTGTAAAATCGTCTACTATGGCCCCGGCCTCTGCGGTAAGACGACGAATCTTCAATACATATACAAGAAAACGAATCCCGACTCCAAGGGCAAGATGATTTCTCTGGCCACGGAGACGGAACGAACGCTTTTCTTCGATTTTCTCCCCCTCTCACTGGGAGAAATTCGCGGATTCACCACCAGATTTCATCTCTATACCGTTCCCGGGCAGGTTTTTTATGACGCCAGTCGGAAACTGATTCTCAAGGGTGTCGACGGTGTCGTATTTGTGGCGGATTCCCAGGTGGAGCGCATGGAAGCAAACCTGGAAAGCCTCGAAAATCTGAAGGTGAATCTGGAGGAACAGGGTTATAACCTTGATAAAATCCCGTATGTCGTCCAGTACAACAAGCGGGACCTGCCGAACGCGGCGCCCCTGGATGAAATGAAAAAACTTCTCAATCCCAATACCGTACCGGATTTTGAATCCGTGGCAACCGAAGGGACCGGTGTTTTCGAGACTCTTAAGGCGGTTGCCAGGCTTGTGTTGGTGGAGATCAAAAAAGGAGCCAGCGAATAG
- a CDS encoding 2-oxoacid:acceptor oxidoreductase family protein, translating into MIEIIFHGRGGQGAVTSAEMVAYAAISEDRYAQAFPNFGPERRGAPVMAFARVDDKPIRLRSKIYEPNFAVVLDPSLLEIINPENGMNGDGLVIINTNKTVSEIRKQYGYKSRLAVVDASAIAKEVLGLPITNTTMLGSLVVTSNVVKEESMLEPLKHRFGRIAEKNISAFKKAISETKMEV; encoded by the coding sequence GTGATTGAGATTATCTTTCACGGCCGGGGAGGTCAAGGAGCGGTAACATCCGCGGAGATGGTGGCCTATGCGGCCATATCTGAAGATAGGTATGCCCAGGCGTTCCCGAATTTCGGTCCCGAGCGTCGGGGCGCGCCGGTCATGGCGTTTGCCAGGGTTGATGACAAACCCATTCGTCTTCGATCGAAGATATACGAGCCGAACTTCGCGGTGGTTCTGGACCCGAGTCTGCTTGAGATTATCAATCCTGAGAACGGTATGAACGGCGATGGATTGGTGATCATCAACACCAACAAGACCGTGTCTGAGATACGAAAGCAGTACGGCTATAAGTCTCGTCTTGCGGTTGTCGACGCATCGGCCATTGCCAAGGAGGTGCTCGGCCTCCCGATCACCAACACAACCATGCTCGGATCCCTGGTGGTCACATCAAATGTGGTGAAGGAGGAATCGATGCTGGAGCCGCTTAAACATCGGTTCGGCAGGATCGCCGAAAAGAACATAAGCGCCTTCAAAAAGGCCATTTCTGAGACGAAGATGGAGGTATGA
- the porA gene encoding pyruvate ferredoxin oxidoreductase, giving the protein MSNRIGMEVSLMVSEAVKQAKVDVIAAYPITPQTHIVEHLSELVADGELDAEYICVESEHSAMSACCGSSAVGARTYTATASQGLQLMSEVLYAAAPMRLPIVLTVANRTLSAPLTIWNDHSDIMANRDCGWIMVFVEDGQEDYDQTICAFRIAEDRRVLLPVIVNMDGFILSHVIEPYVPVGQEEVDGFLPPYDPLYTMHPDNPVTMGAFAMPELFTETKKAHEVALHESYNVICEIWEEWGKLTGRTYTPVEEYRTDDADTVFVTMGSFSGVVMETVDEMRENGINVGLVKIRLFRPFPVDDVISTLRKFKNVLVIDRTLSLGSIGGPLAVEIKSVMYNADAKPNIFDFIAGLSGRDVPPDQIAGIYHTAMDALKMGRWENYYMVGLRE; this is encoded by the coding sequence ATGAGTAATCGAATCGGCATGGAAGTTTCCCTTATGGTGAGCGAGGCAGTGAAACAGGCCAAGGTGGACGTCATCGCCGCATATCCCATTACGCCCCAGACTCACATAGTCGAGCACCTCTCTGAATTGGTGGCCGACGGTGAGCTGGATGCGGAATATATCTGTGTGGAAAGCGAGCATTCCGCCATGAGTGCCTGCTGTGGCAGTTCCGCCGTCGGTGCGCGGACCTATACCGCCACCGCGTCCCAGGGATTGCAGCTTATGAGCGAAGTCCTGTACGCTGCGGCGCCCATGCGCCTCCCAATTGTGCTGACTGTGGCGAACCGGACGCTTTCGGCGCCGCTTACCATCTGGAATGATCACAGTGACATCATGGCCAATCGTGACTGCGGCTGGATCATGGTATTTGTGGAGGACGGACAGGAGGACTACGATCAGACGATTTGTGCCTTTCGTATCGCCGAGGATCGGCGGGTGCTGCTGCCGGTGATCGTCAACATGGACGGATTCATCCTGAGTCACGTCATCGAGCCGTACGTGCCGGTCGGCCAGGAGGAGGTGGATGGCTTTCTTCCCCCCTATGATCCGCTGTATACCATGCACCCGGACAATCCGGTAACCATGGGCGCCTTCGCCATGCCGGAACTCTTCACTGAGACGAAGAAGGCCCATGAAGTGGCCCTCCACGAATCGTATAACGTCATCTGCGAAATATGGGAGGAATGGGGAAAACTGACCGGACGCACATATACCCCGGTGGAGGAATATCGTACCGACGATGCGGATACCGTCTTCGTGACAATGGGGAGCTTTTCCGGCGTTGTCATGGAGACCGTAGATGAGATGCGGGAAAACGGGATTAATGTCGGTCTGGTTAAGATTCGTCTGTTTCGGCCCTTCCCGGTAGACGACGTGATTTCCACCCTGAGAAAATTCAAGAATGTACTCGTAATAGATCGCACTCTGTCCCTCGGTTCCATAGGAGGTCCGCTGGCGGTCGAAATCAAATCGGTCATGTACAATGCTGATGCAAAGCCGAACATCTTTGATTTCATCGCAGGCCTTTCCGGTCGGGATGTACCGCCTGACCAGATTGCCGGAATATACCACACCGCCATGGACGCGTTAAAAATGGGCCGGTGGGAAAATTATTATATGGTTGGATTAAGAGAATGA
- the recR gene encoding recombination protein RecR: MSRDDEPIRRLTRELTRLPGIGEKSAQRLAYAVVGMSARDARSIASAIIEVKEKITSCSVCFDFSPTDPCRICTDAKRDASVVCVVEDPRDLRALEKAGSYRGLYHVLHGVISPMSGTGPGELRIQELVARVKEHNVKEIIIATNPTKEGEVTAHYIQDALSGISISISRIAQGIPAGGDLEYFDPATLQAALNNRREM; the protein is encoded by the coding sequence ATGTCCCGGGATGATGAACCTATCAGGAGGCTCACTCGCGAGCTGACCCGGCTCCCCGGCATCGGGGAGAAATCCGCCCAACGCTTGGCGTATGCCGTTGTGGGGATGTCCGCCCGGGACGCCAGGTCCATCGCCTCGGCCATCATTGAGGTCAAAGAAAAAATAACCTCATGTTCCGTCTGTTTTGATTTTTCCCCCACCGATCCGTGCCGTATCTGCACGGATGCGAAGCGAGATGCATCGGTAGTGTGCGTGGTTGAGGATCCCCGGGATCTCAGGGCCCTGGAAAAAGCGGGTTCGTATCGGGGGCTCTACCACGTTCTTCACGGGGTGATCTCTCCCATGAGCGGTACAGGACCGGGAGAGCTTCGGATACAGGAGCTGGTTGCCAGGGTGAAGGAACACAACGTGAAGGAGATCATCATCGCGACCAATCCAACCAAAGAGGGCGAGGTGACCGCTCACTACATCCAGGACGCGCTCTCCGGGATTTCGATATCCATCAGCCGCATCGCCCAGGGAATCCCCGCCGGGGGAGACCTGGAATACTTCGATCCCGCAACGTTGCAGGCGGCGTTGAATAATCGAAGGGAAATGTGA
- the tadA gene encoding tRNA adenosine(34) deaminase TadA, giving the protein MGLREPSVHTGPHSPEVFMGCALDLARDAYKSNEVPVGAVVVRDDRIIGRGKNEMIARSDPTAHAEILALRDAAERIGNYRLEGADLYVTMEPCVMCAGAILHSRIRRLFYGAPDPKAGAVDSLFKLLGDMRLNHRVEVTAGIGEDEAREMITRFFIEKR; this is encoded by the coding sequence ATGGGTTTGAGAGAGCCGTCCGTTCATACCGGGCCGCATAGCCCGGAGGTTTTTATGGGTTGTGCGTTGGATTTGGCGCGGGATGCGTATAAATCCAATGAGGTGCCGGTGGGGGCGGTGGTCGTCCGGGACGACCGAATTATCGGTCGCGGGAAGAACGAGATGATCGCCCGTTCTGACCCCACGGCCCACGCGGAGATACTTGCACTGAGGGATGCCGCCGAGCGAATCGGGAATTATCGCCTGGAGGGCGCCGATTTGTACGTCACCATGGAACCCTGCGTCATGTGCGCGGGAGCGATACTCCATTCGCGAATACGGCGGCTGTTCTACGGAGCCCCCGACCCAAAGGCGGGGGCGGTTGATTCCCTCTTCAAGCTGCTCGGGGATATGAGGCTCAATCACCGGGTTGAGGTGACGGCCGGCATCGGTGAGGACGAGGCGAGAGAGATGATTACGCGTTTTTTCATCGAGAAAAGATAG
- the dnaX gene encoding DNA polymerase III subunit gamma/tau — protein MSYLVIARKYRPQSFEDVIGQNHVTRTLSNAITSGRIAHAYLFTGPRGVGKTTVARILAKALNCVEGPTPTPCNRCPQCVGITEGSVTDVYEIDGASNTGVDDIRDLRERVRYLPQAGRYNIYIIDEVHMLSTNAFNALLKILEEPPGHVIFIFATTEPHKIPMTVLSRTQRFDYKRIAVSEIVRHLQNISEAEGIAVTPAALLIIAREAQGSMRDAQSLLDQIIGFAGTNVTEQDAREVLGLSDRALIYRMADALTRRDTTAALDILADVYGQGYDIVHYYRELVEVFRHILLGRVVENPPMGSFTDEEKSEILEMGRRVDAEILTVMFDILFNAEQSITQSTDPLIALELSLIKITRAGDIRSITDIISEMQSMDIKGADASITGGGPGPGGERKKKDLSDPRPSPQEAPTARPEQYPEDKPRPRSDQPGDAAGFLSFLENKDPRMHSMITQQGTVLLEGDRLVVRMPRKSSFIDLDEPERAEKLRDELSRYFRRPMDFTIETVDASESGESPISEEGRGETTAGAPAKGTNDNRQKLIDSDTARHIFEVFEDVDVEGYTPGKK, from the coding sequence GTGTCGTATCTTGTAATCGCAAGAAAATACCGCCCCCAGTCCTTTGAGGACGTGATCGGGCAGAACCACGTCACCAGGACTCTGTCCAATGCCATCACCTCGGGACGGATCGCCCATGCGTATCTGTTCACCGGTCCCCGGGGTGTCGGCAAGACGACGGTGGCGCGGATTCTCGCCAAGGCGCTCAACTGCGTCGAGGGGCCCACACCGACCCCCTGCAACCGCTGCCCTCAGTGTGTCGGCATTACCGAGGGGAGCGTCACCGATGTGTACGAGATCGACGGCGCCTCAAACACCGGCGTCGACGACATCCGCGACCTCCGGGAGCGGGTGCGCTACCTGCCCCAGGCCGGCCGCTATAATATATATATCATCGACGAAGTTCATATGCTCTCCACCAACGCCTTTAATGCGCTGTTGAAGATACTGGAAGAGCCGCCGGGACACGTTATTTTTATATTCGCCACTACGGAGCCGCACAAGATACCGATGACGGTGCTCTCCAGAACTCAGCGCTTTGATTACAAGCGAATCGCCGTCTCCGAGATCGTCCGGCATCTTCAGAACATCTCCGAAGCCGAGGGTATCGCCGTCACACCTGCGGCGCTCTTGATCATCGCCCGGGAGGCCCAGGGGAGCATGCGGGACGCCCAGAGCCTTCTCGATCAAATCATCGGATTTGCCGGAACGAACGTCACAGAACAGGACGCCCGGGAGGTCCTGGGGCTGTCCGACCGCGCCCTCATCTACCGGATGGCCGACGCCCTGACCCGGAGGGACACCACCGCCGCCCTGGATATACTGGCGGACGTGTACGGCCAGGGCTATGATATTGTTCATTACTATCGGGAGCTGGTGGAGGTGTTTCGTCATATACTGCTCGGGCGTGTTGTCGAAAATCCCCCGATGGGATCCTTTACCGACGAAGAGAAAAGCGAAATTCTCGAAATGGGGCGCCGGGTGGACGCGGAAATCCTGACCGTCATGTTTGATATACTCTTCAACGCCGAGCAGAGCATCACCCAGAGCACGGATCCCCTGATCGCACTGGAGCTCTCATTGATCAAGATAACCCGTGCCGGAGATATCCGCTCCATCACGGATATCATCTCAGAGATGCAATCGATGGACATCAAAGGGGCCGATGCCTCAATCACGGGCGGGGGTCCAGGACCCGGAGGGGAACGGAAAAAAAAAGACCTGAGTGACCCCCGGCCGAGTCCCCAGGAAGCTCCCACCGCCCGGCCGGAGCAGTATCCCGAGGATAAGCCGCGACCACGATCGGATCAGCCCGGGGATGCGGCGGGGTTCCTCTCTTTTCTGGAAAACAAGGACCCCAGGATGCACTCCATGATTACCCAGCAGGGGACGGTTCTTCTTGAGGGGGATCGGCTGGTGGTGCGAATGCCCCGAAAGAGCAGTTTTATTGATCTCGATGAACCTGAGCGTGCAGAGAAGCTTCGGGATGAGTTGAGCAGATATTTCAGGCGGCCGATGGACTTCACCATAGAGACGGTGGACGCGTCGGAATCGGGGGAATCGCCGATATCTGAGGAGGGGAGGGGAGAAACGACCGCCGGCGCCCCGGCGAAAGGTACTAATGACAACAGGCAGAAACTGATCGACAGCGACACAGCCAGGCATATATTTGAAGTGTTCGAAGATGTCGATGTAGAGGGATATACACCGGGAAAGAAATAG
- a CDS encoding pyruvate synthase subunit beta: protein MDTYTDTRVDTHTDTRTDTYSVFAPNLMNQVENFAQGHRACQGCAEALAVRHVLKALGDDIVIGNATGCMEIVSSPLPLTAWRVPWIHVAFENAAAVASGMAAGLKVLRRKGRIPDKRVISIGMAGDGGTSDIGLQALSGALERQHEDFIYVCFDNEAYMNTGIQRSSSTPFGATTTTSPSGKKSQGQSTWKKDMPKIAAAHNIPYVATACSSYPFDLQEKIRKAVDSGGPAYIHCLSVCPTGWRIPSHLSIKYGKLAVQTGIFPLYEVEDGVYRMKKKNAKRRPVTEYFKGQGRFRHLTEDDIQSIQERVDAEYEKLLKLTEM from the coding sequence ATGGACACATACACAGACACTCGCGTGGACACACATACGGATACACGTACAGATACATACTCGGTTTTCGCACCCAACCTGATGAACCAGGTGGAGAATTTCGCCCAGGGACATCGGGCGTGCCAGGGGTGTGCAGAAGCCCTGGCCGTCCGTCACGTACTGAAGGCCCTGGGTGACGATATCGTTATAGGAAACGCCACCGGCTGCATGGAGATCGTTTCATCCCCCCTGCCATTGACTGCATGGCGGGTGCCGTGGATTCACGTTGCCTTCGAGAACGCAGCCGCCGTCGCCTCAGGGATGGCGGCGGGATTAAAGGTGCTCAGGAGGAAGGGGCGTATCCCGGATAAACGCGTCATCTCCATAGGCATGGCCGGAGACGGGGGAACCAGCGATATCGGGCTGCAGGCCCTTTCCGGCGCCCTTGAGAGACAGCACGAGGATTTCATCTATGTCTGTTTCGACAACGAAGCATACATGAACACGGGAATCCAGCGCTCCAGTTCCACCCCATTCGGCGCCACAACCACCACCTCTCCCTCTGGGAAAAAGTCCCAGGGACAGAGCACCTGGAAAAAGGATATGCCGAAAATCGCCGCGGCCCATAATATCCCGTATGTGGCCACCGCCTGTTCGAGCTATCCATTCGATCTCCAGGAGAAGATCAGAAAGGCCGTCGATTCCGGGGGACCTGCATATATCCATTGTCTTTCCGTGTGTCCCACGGGATGGCGCATTCCCTCGCACCTCTCAATCAAGTACGGGAAGCTGGCGGTGCAGACGGGGATATTTCCCCTGTATGAAGTGGAAGACGGCGTCTACAGAATGAAAAAAAAGAATGCAAAACGACGCCCCGTCACCGAATATTTCAAGGGCCAGGGGCGATTTCGCCACCTGACTGAGGACGATATTCAGTCCATCCAAGAACGGGTGGATGCTGAATACGAAAAGCTATTAAAACTCACCGAAATGTAA